A window of the candidate division KSB1 bacterium genome harbors these coding sequences:
- a CDS encoding discoidin domain-containing protein, with translation MTGHEKIFAISGCSNHNFSRNIWIDDKTIVLHDQGANKVYIIDINTKSVKFSVNAKNIGHNVFNDKLLLGDAGSVDGIYTFDCATGQKKLIISKDKVGTLCNPLIGGNDDPSTWGLGHFQFSQDGAVIAIKIKAGGSEKNKYLITCKVNGEDLENFGPKPMHFFWYDSSTIAGHDNQIADGQRNNRQMRRWDRSHQLIETLAGSGNHAAMSFDKQWYASDSWYHSSSVKLSLYKKGTTQPRAVLNLGSFSNTVWTLGNHLNPAFSRDGKRVYFIKPANNDGKSQAYYWDLTRQIQIDTIPPSVPCNLNAQPFYNNCWIDLSWSSSTDNVDVVDYHVYRNDELIDRVSDTTFIDKNVSSEKTYHYRVAAIDAAGNISTNSSLATAASQSNKKPEIYRYSSEYDANRAENLLDGITKEWSRWSAEGFPQWVIIDYGQQLSISGTRLWTCQHRSYRFTIALSNSPDSNYKTIVDHSAANIHYEQLFKNEFTPVNARYVKINIIGDDSNIDSWCHLSEFDIVLNSVTNVSMENDGLLPENIELCQNYPNPFNPSTSIKFSIPFQSWVQLAVCDLLGRKIKTLISGTLSQGRYEAVWNGIDSQNDQVTAGMYLLTLKCKNQSLSRKMLLIR, from the coding sequence TTGACCGGGCATGAAAAAATATTTGCTATATCAGGATGCAGCAATCATAATTTTTCAAGAAATATTTGGATCGATGATAAAACGATTGTGTTGCACGATCAGGGGGCAAACAAGGTTTATATTATTGATATCAATACAAAATCTGTTAAATTCTCCGTAAACGCAAAAAATATTGGACATAATGTTTTTAATGATAAATTATTATTAGGTGATGCCGGGTCTGTCGATGGGATATACACATTTGATTGTGCAACAGGACAAAAAAAGCTCATCATCAGCAAAGATAAAGTCGGAACTCTATGCAATCCATTGATCGGGGGCAATGATGATCCTTCAACATGGGGATTGGGGCATTTTCAATTTTCTCAAGATGGGGCAGTCATCGCAATCAAAATTAAAGCTGGTGGGTCCGAGAAAAACAAGTATTTAATAACCTGCAAGGTGAATGGTGAGGATCTGGAAAATTTCGGACCGAAACCCATGCACTTTTTTTGGTATGATTCCAGCACAATTGCGGGACATGATAATCAAATTGCAGACGGCCAAAGAAATAACCGACAAATGCGCAGATGGGATCGTTCGCATCAATTGATCGAGACGCTTGCCGGCAGTGGAAATCATGCGGCCATGTCATTTGATAAACAATGGTACGCTTCGGATTCCTGGTATCATTCATCTTCAGTCAAATTAAGTTTGTATAAAAAAGGCACCACCCAACCCCGGGCGGTATTAAATCTGGGTTCATTCTCAAATACAGTCTGGACATTGGGAAATCATTTGAATCCAGCTTTTTCACGCGATGGTAAACGTGTTTATTTTATAAAACCTGCCAATAATGACGGAAAATCACAGGCTTATTATTGGGATTTGACCCGTCAAATACAAATTGATACTATTCCCCCGTCTGTACCTTGTAATCTCAATGCACAACCTTTTTACAATAACTGTTGGATTGATCTGAGCTGGTCTTCTTCAACAGACAATGTGGATGTGGTTGACTATCATGTCTATCGTAATGATGAATTGATAGACCGTGTCTCTGATACAACTTTTATCGACAAAAATGTTTCTAGTGAAAAAACATATCATTATCGAGTTGCTGCAATTGATGCGGCTGGAAACATATCCACAAACAGTTCTTTAGCAACAGCTGCGTCCCAGTCAAATAAAAAGCCGGAAATATATCGTTATAGTTCAGAGTATGATGCTAATAGAGCTGAAAATTTACTGGACGGTATTACCAAAGAGTGGTCAAGGTGGTCTGCAGAGGGATTCCCGCAATGGGTGATTATCGATTATGGTCAACAACTATCGATTTCAGGAACGAGGCTGTGGACATGCCAGCATCGATCTTACCGATTTACTATTGCATTGTCCAATTCACCTGATAGCAATTATAAAACTATTGTTGATCATTCCGCTGCAAATATCCATTATGAACAGCTTTTCAAAAATGAATTTACGCCTGTTAATGCACGTTATGTGAAAATTAATATCATTGGAGATGATTCCAATATAGATTCCTGGTGCCATTTATCTGAATTTGATATTGTTTTAAACAGCGTAACCAATGTGTCAATGGAAAATGACGGTTTATTACCGGAGAACATTGAGCTCTGTCAGAATTACCCCAATCCTTTTAATCCGTCAACATCAATAAAGTTTTCAATCCCTTTTCAAAGCTGGGTACAGTTAGCTGTCTGTGATTTATTAGGTAGAAAAATCAAAACATTGATCAGCGGCACGCTGTCACAAGGCAGATATGAAGCAGTATGGAATGGAATAGATTCACAAAATGATCAAGTGACAGCCGGTATGTATCTATTAACCTTAAAATGTAAAAATCAGTCATTGTCCAGAAAAATGCTGTTAATTCGATAG
- a CDS encoding FecR domain-containing protein: MKQKKMDLTDADDVWNRIRQDIDHIRMQGENHLELPFHDQFGVRKKNMKMIFRIAAMLILTAAVSGYFFMDDINQVFTTTKQTSEYRVVSAGVGETIRIQASDGTRIILDAGSELRYPKVFKDRRDVYLEGEAYFEVVANKDVPFYVHADHALVKVVGTRFNVRSWDEAPEVSVTVMEGKVAVSNKKTERLRYLVKGEQSKIQTNGNVTEPVKVDSEKQISWMNHEIHFENASVKEVLAQLERWYGYKYSFSDTSILNQRLTVHLGEENISDVFMLIGLVTNTGISHKDSLIQFISKRR, from the coding sequence ATGAAACAGAAAAAAATGGATTTGACGGATGCAGATGATGTCTGGAACAGAATAAGACAGGATATTGATCATATCAGAATGCAGGGAGAAAATCATCTGGAACTCCCTTTTCATGATCAATTTGGGGTACGCAAAAAGAATATGAAAATGATCTTTCGCATTGCCGCAATGCTCATTTTAACAGCGGCCGTCTCAGGGTATTTTTTTATGGATGATATAAATCAGGTGTTTACAACTACAAAACAAACTTCAGAATACCGGGTTGTCAGCGCCGGTGTGGGCGAAACGATCCGCATCCAAGCAAGCGATGGCACCCGAATCATACTGGATGCCGGAAGTGAGCTTCGCTATCCCAAGGTGTTCAAAGATCGGCGTGATGTATATCTTGAAGGAGAGGCATATTTTGAAGTTGTGGCAAACAAGGATGTACCTTTCTATGTGCACGCAGATCATGCTCTGGTAAAAGTCGTGGGTACGAGATTCAATGTACGTTCCTGGGATGAAGCCCCCGAGGTATCCGTGACCGTAATGGAAGGAAAAGTGGCTGTTTCCAATAAAAAAACGGAACGTTTGCGGTATTTGGTAAAGGGTGAACAGAGCAAGATACAAACCAATGGAAATGTAACAGAACCGGTAAAAGTGGATTCTGAAAAACAAATCAGCTGGATGAATCATGAGATTCATTTTGAAAATGCCTCTGTAAAAGAAGTGTTGGCTCAATTAGAGCGGTGGTATGGGTACAAGTATTCTTTTTCAGATACATCGATCTTGAATCAGAGGCTTACTGTTCACCTTGGTGAAGAAAATATATCCGATGTGTTTATGCTAATTGGCTTGGTTACCAATACCGGAATCAGTCACAAAGACAGTCTGATCCAATTTATTTCTAAGCGGAGGTAA
- a CDS encoding T9SS type A sorting domain-containing protein has translation MALLPRDSRIMEGPDVEGTLDFSYSNEALMTASTQGQPLGDLRWFEEEMLPTNDDFSSMTGVKDLDLNTPDNYTLSQNYPNPFNPNTTISYQLGKAAQVDLAVYNSLGQRVKTLVNGVKKTAGNHSVKWNGLGESGQAMPTGVYFYRLEADNHTQMKKMILMR, from the coding sequence ATGGCATTGTTGCCACGAGACTCACGTATTATGGAAGGACCGGATGTGGAGGGAACACTGGACTTTTCTTATTCCAATGAAGCCCTGATGACGGCATCGACACAGGGTCAGCCTTTGGGAGATTTACGCTGGTTCGAAGAAGAAATGCTTCCGACAAATGATGACTTTTCAAGTATGACAGGTGTTAAAGATCTTGACCTGAATACACCTGATAACTATACACTGAGTCAAAATTATCCCAATCCGTTCAATCCCAATACCACTATTTCCTATCAGCTTGGAAAAGCTGCACAAGTTGATCTGGCCGTTTATAATTCTCTGGGTCAAAGAGTGAAAACACTTGTGAATGGTGTAAAAAAGACTGCAGGAAATCACTCTGTGAAATGGAATGGCCTTGGCGAATCAGGTCAGGCAATGCCCACCGGTGTCTACTTTTATCGTCTCGAAGCGGATAATCACACACAAATGAAAAAAATGATTCTGATGCGATAA
- a CDS encoding RNA polymerase sigma-70 factor, whose amino-acid sequence MKQPTFNSSDEEYELELKKVEKLFKKYYDSLIHYAYRYVNDISIAEDIIQDIFFQLWKNRHSIRFGVNIKTYLFNSVKNNCLKYLDRKKTRDNYKMQQVEIEYDIYSPDHIMLRKEMQESVQQAVNSLPPKRYEIFCMSRFDGLSYREIASILDISIKTVETQISRALKVIRKRVKF is encoded by the coding sequence TTGAAACAACCAACTTTTAATTCAAGTGATGAAGAGTATGAACTTGAATTGAAAAAAGTGGAAAAGTTATTCAAAAAGTATTATGATTCGTTAATACATTATGCATACCGCTATGTAAATGATATATCGATTGCTGAAGATATTATTCAGGATATTTTTTTCCAATTGTGGAAAAATAGACATAGCATAAGATTTGGTGTAAACATTAAAACCTACCTGTTCAACAGTGTTAAAAATAATTGTCTAAAGTATTTGGATCGCAAAAAAACTCGAGATAACTACAAGATGCAACAGGTTGAAATCGAGTATGATATTTATTCTCCTGATCATATTATGTTGCGAAAGGAAATGCAGGAATCGGTACAACAAGCAGTCAATTCCCTGCCTCCAAAGCGTTATGAGATATTTTGTATGAGCCGTTTTGACGGATTATCGTATCGTGAAATAGCTTCAATTCTGGATATTTCAATTAAAACTGTGGAAACTCAAATATCTCGGGCGCTTAAAGTTATTCGTAAACGTGTGAAATTTTGA
- a CDS encoding acetylxylan esterase, with protein MSTRQFILLLIIILLGFFYPGVAIPEYHLNGTKFSANANSDSFQKEKRRTELLKMMGIPFDRCDLDPEFRGSFEHKGLVIERWIYTSEPGSKVTSLLYRPKESRGLMPGMVITNGHGNSKSTANNIYTAQLYAKMGIATLVYDTIGEEERHIKGKKGTRAHDAFSADERAAKAGRLMMGKMVFDVMRGVDFLLERDDIDPEMIGVAGNSMGGTKATWMLALEPRLKAVVVSGWGFGSYNSEMGKRCSRVPALLREDILSWPEYLLLAEKNASVLVMNGGIDEIIDQNGSGKIWKQTKENVAKTASRFANYGNVIETWFDPEGGHRSYHNHKDAFLWLYEHFNTPGWSKQNIEQLPEITFDQWLERNNLHFENSHYKLYWPDRHMRGGRYLDLNIKLIPEEKLKCLNPDEIGLPEYTLEGWLDLIERKQ; from the coding sequence ATGTCTACTCGACAATTTATACTGTTATTAATCATTATTTTACTCGGTTTTTTCTATCCCGGAGTTGCCATCCCGGAATATCATTTAAACGGAACCAAGTTTAGTGCAAATGCCAACTCTGACTCATTTCAGAAAGAAAAACGTCGTACTGAACTGTTAAAGATGATGGGGATTCCCTTTGACCGGTGCGATCTTGACCCTGAGTTCAGAGGTAGTTTTGAACATAAAGGACTCGTTATTGAGAGATGGATTTACACAAGTGAACCGGGCTCAAAAGTGACATCACTTTTATACCGGCCAAAAGAATCCAGAGGTCTCATGCCGGGTATGGTAATAACCAACGGGCACGGAAATTCCAAAAGCACTGCCAATAATATTTATACGGCTCAACTCTATGCGAAAATGGGTATAGCCACATTAGTGTATGATACAATTGGAGAAGAGGAGAGGCATATCAAGGGCAAAAAGGGTACCAGGGCACATGATGCTTTCTCTGCTGATGAAAGAGCTGCAAAGGCAGGAAGACTAATGATGGGTAAGATGGTTTTTGATGTTATGAGAGGAGTTGATTTTTTACTGGAAAGAGATGATATTGATCCGGAAATGATCGGTGTTGCCGGAAATTCAATGGGAGGTACAAAAGCTACCTGGATGTTGGCTTTGGAACCGAGGTTAAAAGCTGTTGTTGTATCAGGATGGGGATTTGGTTCATACAATTCAGAAATGGGGAAAAGATGTAGCAGGGTGCCGGCTCTGTTACGTGAAGACATACTCTCATGGCCGGAATATCTGCTTTTGGCAGAAAAGAATGCCTCTGTATTGGTTATGAACGGAGGTATTGATGAAATTATCGACCAGAATGGATCGGGTAAAATTTGGAAGCAGACAAAAGAAAATGTAGCCAAGACTGCCTCAAGGTTTGCAAATTACGGCAATGTGATTGAAACATGGTTTGATCCAGAGGGAGGTCACCGCTCTTACCATAACCATAAGGATGCTTTTCTGTGGCTTTATGAGCATTTCAACACACCGGGATGGTCAAAACAGAATATTGAGCAATTACCGGAAATAACATTTGACCAGTGGCTTGAAAGAAATAATCTGCATTTCGAGAATAGCCACTACAAGTTATACTGGCCGGATCGTCATATGCGTGGTGGTCGGTATTTAGATTTAAATATAAAGTTAATTCCGGAGGAAAAATTAAAGTGCCTTAACCCGGATGAAATCGGATTGCCGGAATATACACTTGAAGGGTGGTTGGATTTAATTGAGAGGAAACAATAA
- a CDS encoding glycoside hydrolase family 88 protein, which translates to MKSAKLALLMLMSFFTISLLGQAEKDVFSEKFIKKQMIMTADWQFENLFTETPLSDGGIEPVPETGWIRGAFYTGVMALYKTTGNEKYLNKMLEWGEGNNWQPGKRERHADDHVVGQTYLDLFFIKKDKAMIAPLKKRFDKMIKDPKWGPVAGWTKKWNWSWCDALFMAPPAMVKMSVATGDEKYIDLMNRMWWNTYDHLYSKKYHLFYRDDNYISHKDGSQVKTKHGKPVFWGRGNGWVMGGLVRVLDHLSKDYKDYERYVDLYKEMSEKIASLQGKDGLWRSSLLDPKEFPQPETSCSGFFCYALTWGINNDLLCKDEYLPVVKQAWVGLNGAMHPNGKLGWVQQVGHDPRSVSKDDTMEYGTGAFLLAGSEIIKLDLQDDQ; encoded by the coding sequence ATGAAATCTGCAAAATTAGCTTTATTGATGTTGATGTCCTTTTTTACGATTTCTTTGTTGGGTCAGGCTGAAAAAGATGTGTTCTCGGAAAAATTTATCAAAAAACAAATGATAATGACTGCTGACTGGCAATTTGAAAATTTATTTACAGAAACCCCGCTTTCGGATGGCGGAATCGAACCCGTACCGGAAACCGGTTGGATTCGCGGTGCCTTTTATACCGGGGTGATGGCTTTGTATAAAACCACAGGTAATGAAAAATATCTGAATAAAATGCTGGAATGGGGTGAGGGGAATAATTGGCAACCCGGTAAAAGAGAACGTCATGCTGATGATCATGTGGTGGGACAAACTTATCTGGACCTTTTTTTTATCAAAAAAGACAAAGCAATGATTGCACCGTTGAAAAAAAGATTTGATAAAATGATAAAAGATCCAAAATGGGGCCCGGTTGCGGGCTGGACAAAAAAATGGAACTGGAGTTGGTGCGATGCCCTTTTTATGGCGCCTCCCGCCATGGTTAAAATGAGTGTGGCAACCGGTGATGAAAAATATATTGATCTAATGAATCGTATGTGGTGGAATACATATGACCATCTTTATTCTAAAAAATATCATTTGTTTTATCGTGATGATAACTATATATCGCATAAAGACGGTAGCCAGGTAAAGACAAAACACGGAAAACCCGTTTTCTGGGGGCGTGGAAACGGCTGGGTGATGGGAGGCTTGGTCCGGGTTTTAGATCATCTTTCAAAAGATTATAAGGATTATGAAAGGTATGTGGATTTGTACAAGGAAATGTCTGAAAAAATAGCCTCTCTTCAGGGCAAAGACGGATTATGGCGCTCCAGTCTGCTTGATCCCAAAGAGTTTCCGCAACCGGAAACCAGTTGTAGCGGTTTTTTCTGCTACGCGTTGACCTGGGGAATCAACAATGATTTATTATGCAAAGATGAATATCTCCCGGTGGTGAAACAGGCATGGGTAGGGCTGAATGGAGCTATGCATCCTAACGGTAAACTGGGTTGGGTCCAACAGGTCGGGCATGACCCCCGTTCCGTCTCAAAGGATGATACCATGGAATATGGAACCGGAGCATTCCTTTTGGCCGGTAGTGAGATTATCAAACTCGATCTGCAGGATGATCAATAA
- a CDS encoding TonB-dependent receptor, translating to MRFCLFKIITLGVCVIMFGCFNAGTLKAEFSEAVQGAKIPKTLSRKVSINFENISLETALASITKQGQIPLSYNRDMIPLDQKINIDLQNVSVHTVLLAALQNTSTSLRVTPNGTLAVTPQSTQSASGKSKRKLATVTGKVIEGSTGEPLPGANVYLEGTSFGAATDREGEYIISNVPVGTYTIKFKYIGYKELEKTVQVAAGKNILQDAEMVFEIVKGEVVTITAQAEGQLAAINQQLSAEKIVNVVSSDRIRELPDQNAAESVGRLPGVAIQRSSGEGQKIMVRGLSPKYSVVTINNQRVPSTDRTNRSLDLSMISSEMLEGIELSKALTPDQEGDAIGGVVNFTVKQADPGFQSRVNLQGGYNRLRDNYGNYKANVTLSNRFFNNMLGILATGSYQNVQRPNDEFSAQYSASGIDLEKDEYIMQTSSLSLEHSQQTRERYAMSLYADFEMSANQLLQYSGFYSVLNKDGTNRRKDYEVGDGSLSWGINEWENNILLWNQTLSGEHSLFNDIKLDWALSQSSTKNKSPNNYSLNFRQEGGFYGELLDVKKGIDFVQQAAKNDLSKSHWSTKSAFSTTDIMEAHQSAQTSLKVPFALGNMLSGYHKVGFKYRRMYRENSRYTMGIRTEDRSRLSNQIHSDNPDKYNLYNSYLTAEGFVDPDFKDDDFLDGRFDFPRGLRTGVAEWLYEDHTSYFSVLNSSLGDDYDAMEAVTAAYYMTNIHLWRRLMIIGGLRYEHTHNDYTGTFSKGGGEWSRVFTDTSTTFDYEDWLPMIQARYKLTSFLDMRMAATRTLVRPDYMLQVPRIHIDVEQSQATQIRTWNILKPGIMTFPFTYYSGRFGLFSVGGFFKRLENISYRARRVQMDPDKEYYGYSIYEPQNTDGITDVYGFEVDMQTNLLFLPSPLDGFVINANYTRIYGHSYFPVNKSITGPPPYYSVIYVTEERKGRIPGQSDYIANLSLGYEKGRFSGRVTMNYQSDMTYECGCTGPGGSLPAWFCPMGRHSFFPVD from the coding sequence ATGCGGTTTTGTTTGTTTAAAATTATCACTTTGGGTGTTTGTGTAATTATGTTTGGTTGTTTTAATGCTGGAACATTAAAGGCTGAATTTTCTGAAGCGGTTCAAGGAGCTAAAATTCCTAAAACATTGAGCAGAAAAGTATCGATAAATTTTGAGAATATATCCTTAGAGACGGCATTGGCGAGTATTACCAAACAAGGTCAGATCCCCCTGAGTTACAATCGTGATATGATACCTTTGGATCAAAAGATTAATATTGATTTGCAGAATGTCAGTGTTCATACCGTTCTGCTGGCTGCCTTGCAAAATACCAGCACGAGTTTGCGGGTAACCCCGAATGGTACGCTTGCAGTAACTCCGCAATCAACGCAATCGGCGAGCGGCAAGAGCAAACGTAAATTGGCTACGGTCACGGGAAAAGTCATCGAAGGCTCTACCGGAGAACCATTGCCGGGAGCCAATGTCTATCTGGAAGGAACCAGTTTTGGTGCTGCGACGGATAGAGAGGGAGAGTACATTATTAGTAATGTGCCTGTCGGAACATATACGATCAAGTTTAAATATATTGGTTATAAAGAGCTGGAAAAAACCGTTCAGGTTGCAGCAGGGAAGAACATATTGCAAGATGCTGAAATGGTTTTTGAAATTGTAAAAGGCGAGGTGGTTACAATTACCGCCCAGGCAGAAGGGCAGCTTGCCGCTATTAATCAACAATTGAGTGCTGAAAAGATTGTAAATGTTGTATCTTCAGACCGAATTCGCGAATTGCCCGACCAGAACGCAGCAGAGTCAGTGGGACGTTTACCGGGTGTGGCAATTCAAAGAAGCTCGGGAGAGGGACAAAAAATTATGGTGCGGGGCTTGTCGCCGAAATACAGCGTGGTCACAATAAACAATCAACGCGTTCCTTCAACGGACAGAACTAATCGCTCATTGGACTTGAGTATGATTTCATCGGAAATGCTGGAGGGTATTGAACTGAGCAAGGCCTTGACTCCGGATCAGGAAGGAGATGCGATTGGCGGCGTCGTCAATTTTACGGTAAAACAAGCGGACCCGGGGTTCCAAAGCCGTGTGAATCTGCAAGGTGGATACAACAGACTCCGTGATAACTATGGTAACTATAAAGCAAATGTTACATTAAGTAATCGTTTTTTTAATAATATGCTGGGTATTCTAGCAACGGGCAGCTATCAGAATGTGCAAAGACCCAATGATGAATTTTCCGCTCAATATAGTGCAAGTGGGATTGATCTTGAAAAAGATGAATATATCATGCAGACCAGTTCTCTTAGTCTGGAACATTCTCAGCAAACACGTGAACGCTATGCCATGAGTTTATATGCTGATTTTGAAATGTCGGCGAATCAACTGTTACAATACAGTGGATTCTATAGTGTACTCAACAAAGACGGGACAAACCGACGAAAAGATTATGAAGTAGGTGACGGAAGCCTGAGCTGGGGTATTAACGAGTGGGAAAATAACATTCTGCTTTGGAATCAAACCCTTTCCGGTGAGCATTCCTTATTTAATGATATAAAATTGGACTGGGCACTCAGCCAGTCTTCGACTAAAAATAAAAGTCCCAACAACTACTCACTCAATTTCAGACAGGAGGGTGGTTTTTATGGTGAACTACTTGATGTGAAAAAAGGAATTGATTTTGTACAACAAGCTGCGAAAAATGATCTGAGCAAGTCACATTGGAGTACAAAAAGTGCGTTTTCAACAACGGATATCATGGAAGCTCATCAGTCGGCACAGACAAGCCTAAAGGTTCCATTTGCACTTGGTAATATGCTAAGCGGGTATCATAAAGTGGGATTCAAGTATCGTCGTATGTATCGTGAAAACAGCCGTTATACAATGGGTATACGAACGGAAGACCGCTCAAGATTATCGAACCAAATACATTCCGATAATCCTGACAAGTATAATCTCTATAACAGTTATTTAACGGCTGAAGGGTTCGTGGATCCCGATTTTAAAGATGATGATTTTTTAGATGGACGATTCGATTTTCCGAGAGGATTGAGAACAGGAGTCGCAGAATGGCTCTATGAAGACCACACGAGTTATTTTTCAGTGTTAAATAGTTCACTTGGCGATGACTATGACGCCATGGAAGCTGTTACCGCTGCTTATTATATGACTAATATTCATTTATGGCGTCGTTTGATGATCATTGGCGGCCTTCGTTATGAGCACACCCATAATGATTATACCGGAACTTTTTCAAAGGGTGGTGGAGAATGGAGTCGTGTTTTTACTGATACATCGACTACGTTTGATTACGAAGACTGGCTGCCGATGATACAGGCTCGATACAAGCTTACCAGTTTTCTGGATATGCGAATGGCAGCGACACGCACCCTCGTTCGCCCTGACTATATGTTACAGGTTCCCAGAATACATATTGACGTCGAGCAGTCTCAGGCGACCCAAATCCGGACTTGGAACATATTAAAGCCTGGAATTATGACCTTTCCTTTTACCTATTATTCCGGACGATTCGGTTTGTTTTCGGTCGGAGGATTTTTTAAACGGTTGGAAAATATAAGCTATAGGGCAAGAAGAGTACAGATGGATCCCGATAAGGAATATTACGGCTATAGTATTTATGAACCGCAAAACACTGACGGGATTACAGATGTGTACGGTTTTGAGGTTGACATGCAGACCAATCTATTGTTTTTGCCCAGCCCGCTGGACGGGTTTGTGATCAACGCCAATTATACGCGTATCTATGGGCATAGTTATTTCCCCGTAAACAAAAGCATTACGGGTCCGCCTCCTTATTATTCCGTGATCTATGTGACCGAAGAGCGTAAAGGACGCATACCCGGACAGTCCGATTATATTGCCAATTTGTCTTTGGGCTATGAGAAAGGCCGTTTTTCAGGTCGTGTGACTATGAACTATCAGTCAGATATGACTTACGAGTGTGGGTGCACAGGCCCTGGAGGATCACTACCAGCATGGTTTTGTCCGATGGGACGCCACAGCTTCTTTCCGGTTGATTGA